The following are encoded in a window of Rubellicoccus peritrichatus genomic DNA:
- a CDS encoding helix-turn-helix transcriptional regulator has protein sequence MSGFAPFTDKPKTFLMPDHWSLLFFKYPGQLHLDETAFQLSNGIIGLIPPGVKRYFQYYGKSHHLFTHFLYPKGLNDLPKRYPLFRAAGDQATAMEEPFLSMIRCQARNPLLASVTLWQLLLKFDELKAVDSQSESPEVIHPSLKRAMEWIELNLTNSISISEIVSISGSSERSLRRMFRTHASSTIVGYIRQRRMEHAIHLLQGTNLPVKEIACEVGIPDLHLFNKTVKRYWGKAPRLLRKP, from the coding sequence ATGTCGGGGTTCGCTCCCTTCACAGACAAGCCTAAGACCTTCCTCATGCCGGACCACTGGTCGTTGCTCTTTTTTAAATATCCCGGGCAACTCCATCTGGACGAAACCGCTTTTCAGCTATCAAATGGAATCATCGGTTTGATTCCTCCAGGCGTTAAACGATACTTTCAATATTATGGAAAATCACACCACCTGTTCACCCACTTCCTCTACCCAAAGGGGTTGAACGATTTACCGAAAAGGTATCCTCTTTTCCGAGCGGCTGGAGATCAGGCAACAGCAATGGAAGAGCCATTCCTATCAATGATTCGCTGCCAGGCACGCAATCCACTTCTTGCGAGTGTTACCCTATGGCAACTCCTACTTAAATTCGATGAACTCAAGGCAGTTGATAGCCAAAGCGAAAGCCCAGAGGTGATTCACCCCTCACTTAAACGAGCAATGGAATGGATCGAGCTAAACCTCACAAATAGCATCTCTATCTCCGAAATCGTTAGCATATCCGGAAGTTCAGAACGCAGCCTGCGGCGCATGTTTCGCACTCATGCAAGTTCAACAATTGTTGGGTATATTCGGCAACGCCGGATGGAGCATGCAATTCATCTCCTTCAAGGAACCAATCTTCCAGTGAAAGAAATAGCCTGCGAAGTGGGCATCCCTGATCTTCATCTTTTCAATAAAACCGTAAAGCGCTATTGGGGAAAGGCTCCAAGACTCTTGCGCAAACCTTAG
- a CDS encoding arylsulfatase translates to MKKPNIVYILADDLGYGDISVNNPGSKINTSHIDTVAEAGIRFTEAHSSSAVCTPTRYSILTGRYCWRTMLKQGVVGGYCPHLIDPERTTVASFLKAQGYDTACIGKWHLGMDWVKKGDEYWSVDFGQAISNGPNSVGFDYYYGISASLDMPPYAYIENDRVTEIPDQLSKNDDSKEFWREGMCAPGFSHIEVLPHITEKACKFIQEHENADRPYFLYFPLPAPHGPILPLEQFVGKSNTNSYGDFVLQVDAVVGQIVQTLKDTNQFENTIVVFTSDNGCSPVADFEELKEAGHHPSYHFRGHKADIFEGGHHVPLVMSWPEGIKANSLSHEIVCLSDLLATCAGILDVTLPDNAGEDSFDLSPIFRGESENIRTRSSVITHSVNGSFAIQRGRWKLEMCPDSGGWSDPRPGCEESDTLPAIQLYDLEQDVGERNNIYTDHPDVVLSLRNELTEIIRRGRSTSGSKQANDGEVWWEQLNWIEADQSQMPKQGWGATVVKGCF, encoded by the coding sequence ATGAAGAAACCAAACATAGTTTATATTCTAGCTGATGACCTTGGTTACGGTGATATCTCCGTCAATAATCCTGGTTCAAAGATAAACACTTCACATATCGATACTGTGGCTGAGGCTGGAATTCGTTTTACAGAGGCGCATTCAAGCTCGGCAGTATGCACGCCAACGCGTTACAGTATTTTAACAGGACGCTATTGCTGGCGAACAATGCTGAAACAGGGCGTGGTTGGCGGCTACTGCCCTCATTTGATTGATCCTGAAAGAACAACGGTAGCGTCGTTCTTGAAAGCACAAGGTTATGACACGGCGTGCATTGGCAAGTGGCATCTAGGTATGGATTGGGTCAAGAAAGGGGATGAATACTGGAGTGTCGATTTTGGACAAGCTATTAGCAATGGGCCCAATAGCGTTGGCTTTGATTATTATTACGGTATAAGTGCATCACTGGACATGCCACCGTATGCTTACATTGAAAATGATAGGGTGACTGAAATTCCGGATCAGCTTTCTAAAAATGATGACTCCAAAGAGTTCTGGCGAGAGGGTATGTGTGCGCCCGGATTTAGCCACATTGAGGTATTGCCGCATATCACTGAAAAGGCATGTAAATTTATTCAAGAGCATGAAAACGCAGATCGACCTTACTTTCTGTATTTTCCTTTACCTGCGCCACATGGTCCGATTCTTCCACTTGAACAATTCGTTGGAAAAAGTAATACGAACTCTTATGGAGACTTTGTTCTTCAGGTCGATGCTGTTGTGGGGCAGATTGTTCAAACTTTAAAGGACACCAATCAGTTTGAGAATACGATCGTGGTTTTTACCAGCGATAATGGCTGTTCACCTGTGGCTGACTTTGAGGAATTGAAAGAAGCGGGTCATCATCCAAGTTACCATTTTCGTGGTCATAAGGCAGACATATTTGAAGGCGGGCATCACGTTCCGCTTGTAATGTCATGGCCGGAAGGGATCAAAGCCAATTCACTTTCCCATGAAATTGTTTGTTTGAGTGATCTTCTTGCAACGTGCGCAGGGATTCTCGATGTTACTTTGCCGGACAATGCTGGGGAGGATAGTTTCGATTTGAGTCCGATTTTTAGAGGAGAATCTGAAAACATTCGAACTCGTTCATCCGTAATCACTCATTCTGTTAATGGTTCGTTTGCAATTCAACGTGGCAGATGGAAGTTGGAGATGTGCCCGGACTCTGGTGGTTGGAGTGACCCGCGACCAGGCTGTGAAGAGAGTGATACTTTACCTGCCATTCAGCTCTATGATTTGGAGCAGGATGTCGGTGAGCGAAATAATATCTACACAGATCATCCGGATGTGGTTTTGTCTTTGCGGAATGAGTTGACTGAGATTATTCGGCGGGGGCGTAGTACATCTGGCTCCAAGCAGGCAAACGACGGCGAAGTCTGGTGGGAACAATTGAATTGGATTGAAGCTGATCAATCACAAATGCCTAAGCAAGGCTGGGGCGCGACGGTCGTGAAGGGTTGCTTTTGA
- the ppdK gene encoding pyruvate, phosphate dikinase, with protein sequence MATKAKKSAKKRAGKIQYVYEFGKKTDGDSKMKELLGGKGANLAEMARIGLPVPPGFTITTEVCTYFYDHKRSYPKTLAKEVKAAVTTVEKQLGKKFGDTKNPLLFSVRSGARESMPGMMDTILNLGLNDETVEALAQKSGNERFAYDCYRRFIQMYGDVVMGVQPESENDHEPFDEVMSQLKKEVKASEDNDLTVDDLKELIKRYKALIKKKTKGAFPQDVYEQLWGAVGAVFSSWQNERATIYRQKYNISAEWGTAVNVQAMVFGNMGDSCATGVAFTRDPANGEKVFYGEYLINAQGEDVVAGVRTPNPIAMLADEMPKSHAELVKVCAKLEKHFKDMQDFEFTIEDTVLYMLQTRNGKRTGLAAVRIAAEMVKERLINEKTAVQRIPADSISSLLVPVFDAAAAKKAKPLTVGLPAGPGAATGHIVFSAAAAERHAEDGVKCVLCRVETSPEDLRGMIASEGILTSRGGVSSHAALVARQMGKVCVCGAADVEIDYAKKTLRVGKTVLKEDDYISIDGTTGEIFAGQIPTAPSEVDQVLNGKLKPAKSYTFQMFDSVMKWADKYRKLGVRTNADTPAQATSAVAFGAEGIGLCRTEHMFFEGDRITFMRQMILAGDETERRKALKKLLPFQRKDFTGLFKAMGGRPVTVRLLDPPLHEFLPNDDAARRAVAEALNITPEVLTARIASLHEENPMLGHRGCRLGISYPEITEMQARAIFEAAAACLNAKKKVDVNVEVMVPLVGFAKELKLQSDLIHKVAAEVMEAKKVKIKYLVGTMVEIPRAAVRSAEIAETAEFFSFGTNDLTQTTLGMSRDDAGAFLGDYKELDILPQNPFASIDQAGVGKLVELGVEGGRSTRKNIKLGVCGEHGGDPASIKFFHGVGLNYVSCSPPRVPVARLAAAQAALA encoded by the coding sequence ATGGCTACGAAAGCTAAAAAATCTGCAAAGAAACGTGCAGGTAAAATTCAATACGTTTACGAATTCGGCAAGAAGACCGACGGTGATTCCAAAATGAAGGAGTTACTCGGCGGAAAAGGTGCCAACCTAGCCGAAATGGCGCGCATCGGACTACCGGTGCCTCCTGGCTTCACCATCACTACAGAAGTATGCACATACTTCTACGACCACAAGCGCAGCTACCCGAAGACTCTTGCCAAAGAAGTCAAGGCGGCTGTTACCACTGTTGAGAAACAGCTTGGGAAGAAATTTGGTGATACCAAAAACCCACTTCTCTTTTCCGTTCGTTCCGGTGCTCGCGAATCGATGCCTGGTATGATGGACACAATTTTGAATCTTGGCCTGAATGACGAAACCGTTGAAGCCCTGGCCCAAAAGTCCGGCAACGAGCGTTTCGCCTACGATTGCTACCGTCGCTTTATCCAGATGTATGGTGACGTTGTCATGGGTGTTCAGCCTGAGTCTGAAAACGACCATGAGCCTTTCGACGAAGTCATGTCGCAGCTCAAGAAAGAGGTTAAAGCTTCAGAGGATAACGACCTCACTGTTGACGACCTGAAGGAATTGATCAAACGCTACAAGGCTCTCATTAAGAAAAAGACCAAGGGAGCTTTCCCTCAGGATGTCTACGAGCAGCTTTGGGGCGCAGTCGGAGCCGTTTTCTCCTCATGGCAGAACGAGCGCGCGACCATCTACCGCCAGAAATATAACATCTCTGCCGAATGGGGCACCGCTGTTAATGTCCAGGCCATGGTCTTTGGTAACATGGGCGACAGCTGCGCAACTGGTGTGGCGTTCACACGTGACCCAGCCAATGGTGAAAAGGTATTCTACGGCGAATATCTGATCAATGCCCAGGGCGAAGACGTCGTCGCTGGTGTTCGCACACCAAATCCGATCGCAATGCTCGCAGATGAGATGCCCAAGTCTCACGCGGAACTCGTCAAAGTCTGCGCCAAGCTGGAGAAGCACTTTAAGGACATGCAGGACTTCGAATTCACAATCGAAGACACCGTTCTTTACATGCTCCAGACTCGTAATGGTAAGCGCACCGGCCTCGCCGCTGTTCGTATCGCTGCGGAAATGGTCAAGGAAAGACTCATCAACGAGAAGACTGCAGTCCAGCGCATTCCTGCTGATTCAATCAGCAGCCTGTTGGTTCCTGTTTTTGATGCAGCTGCAGCGAAGAAGGCCAAACCGCTAACTGTTGGTCTCCCAGCAGGTCCAGGTGCAGCAACCGGTCATATTGTTTTCTCAGCCGCAGCAGCTGAACGTCACGCCGAAGACGGCGTTAAGTGCGTTCTTTGCCGTGTTGAAACCTCACCGGAAGACCTACGCGGCATGATTGCTTCGGAAGGTATTCTCACCAGCCGCGGTGGAGTATCCTCTCACGCTGCTCTCGTTGCCCGCCAAATGGGCAAGGTTTGCGTCTGTGGCGCAGCCGATGTTGAAATTGATTACGCGAAAAAGACTCTCAGAGTCGGCAAGACCGTCCTCAAGGAAGATGATTACATCTCGATTGACGGAACCACCGGTGAAATCTTCGCAGGTCAGATTCCAACAGCTCCATCCGAAGTCGATCAGGTGCTCAATGGCAAGCTGAAGCCAGCCAAGAGCTACACCTTCCAGATGTTCGATTCTGTGATGAAGTGGGCAGACAAGTATCGTAAGCTCGGTGTTCGCACCAACGCGGATACTCCTGCACAGGCTACTTCAGCTGTGGCATTCGGTGCTGAAGGTATCGGTCTTTGCCGCACGGAGCACATGTTCTTCGAAGGTGACCGCATTACATTTATGCGTCAAATGATCCTGGCTGGAGACGAAACTGAGCGCCGCAAGGCACTGAAAAAGCTCCTGCCGTTCCAGCGCAAGGATTTCACCGGTCTCTTCAAGGCCATGGGTGGCCGCCCTGTAACCGTTCGTTTGCTCGATCCACCTTTGCACGAATTCCTGCCAAATGATGATGCGGCACGCCGTGCAGTCGCCGAGGCTCTGAATATAACGCCGGAAGTTCTGACGGCACGTATCGCCAGCCTTCACGAGGAGAACCCAATGCTCGGCCACCGCGGTTGCCGCCTCGGTATTTCTTATCCGGAAATCACCGAAATGCAGGCACGTGCGATCTTCGAAGCGGCAGCAGCCTGCCTCAATGCCAAGAAGAAAGTCGACGTCAATGTCGAGGTTATGGTCCCACTCGTTGGTTTCGCCAAGGAACTGAAGCTCCAGTCGGACTTGATCCACAAGGTTGCAGCCGAAGTGATGGAAGCCAAGAAGGTTAAGATCAAGTATCTGGTCGGAACCATGGTTGAAATCCCACGTGCGGCAGTCCGTTCTGCAGAAATCGCTGAAACGGCTGAATTCTTCAGCTTTGGCACCAACGACCTCACTCAGACCACACTTGGTATGAGCCGTGACGACGCTGGCGCTTTCCTCGGTGATTACAAGGAACTCGACATCCTTCCACAAAATCCATTCGCCAGCATTGATCAGGCCGGCGTTGGCAAGCTCGTGGAACTCGGCGTCGAAGGTGGCCGCTCAACCCGTAAGAACATCAAACTTGGTGTCTGCGGCGAGCACGGTGGTGATCCTGCATCGATCAAGTTCTTCCACGGTGTTGGTTTGAACTACGTTTCCTGCTCACCTCCTCGCGTTCCGGTTGCCCGCCTGGCAGCAGCTCAGGC
- a CDS encoding carbohydrate kinase family protein, producing the protein MDKRSGILAAGNWIIDHVKVIDRWPEQDGIACIIEQSEGNGGFPYNILKDLAKLEPALPLAAAGLLGDDANGRHIIRDCQKDGIDTSRFQFSVDTPTSYTDVMTVRESGRRTFFHQRGSNALLSSEHIDLETSSAKIFAMGYFGLLDSLDALDENGKNGHVAIFEQASNLGMITCADLTSVHCDFPPIVNPSLPHIDILMLNEWEATQLTGMESGSNDLISISHIELQAREILTRGVRRAVAIHFSTGVVVVSASGKCHLQGALNVPSDCIRGAAGAGDAFCAGFLYGIHEDWSLPECSRLGVCTAGASLGAATCSDTVRPWDACLELGERWGYKVVCEE; encoded by the coding sequence ATGGATAAACGTAGCGGAATACTGGCGGCTGGAAACTGGATCATCGATCATGTAAAGGTTATTGATCGATGGCCTGAGCAGGATGGTATTGCTTGTATTATCGAACAATCAGAAGGCAATGGTGGTTTTCCTTATAACATCCTTAAAGATTTGGCGAAGCTCGAGCCAGCGTTGCCATTAGCTGCCGCTGGTCTTTTGGGAGATGACGCCAATGGCCGTCATATCATCCGTGATTGCCAAAAAGATGGGATTGATACCTCTCGCTTTCAATTTTCAGTGGATACACCGACCTCTTATACTGATGTCATGACAGTTCGGGAGAGTGGGCGACGGACGTTTTTCCACCAGCGAGGCTCGAATGCTTTATTATCTTCCGAGCATATCGATCTTGAGACCAGTTCAGCGAAAATCTTCGCCATGGGCTACTTTGGGCTTCTCGATTCCCTTGATGCTTTGGACGAAAATGGCAAAAATGGACATGTTGCTATTTTTGAACAAGCCTCCAACCTTGGGATGATTACCTGTGCGGATCTCACAAGTGTGCATTGCGATTTTCCTCCTATTGTGAATCCAAGTCTGCCTCATATCGACATTTTGATGTTAAACGAGTGGGAGGCGACGCAATTGACGGGCATGGAATCAGGATCTAATGATTTGATCAGCATTTCCCATATTGAATTGCAAGCCAGAGAAATACTGACACGTGGCGTCCGTAGGGCGGTAGCGATCCATTTCAGTACAGGCGTTGTGGTTGTATCTGCCTCGGGTAAATGCCATCTTCAGGGAGCTTTGAATGTTCCCTCCGATTGCATACGAGGAGCTGCCGGGGCTGGAGATGCATTCTGCGCAGGTTTCCTCTACGGTATTCACGAGGATTGGTCTTTGCCAGAATGTTCACGTCTGGGCGTCTGCACGGCCGGGGCATCGTTAGGAGCCGCGACATGCTCCGATACGGTGCGTCCATGGGATGCATGTCTTGAGTTGGGCGAGAGATGGGGATACAAGGTAGTCTGTGAAGAATGA